From Drosophila suzukii chromosome 2R, CBGP_Dsuzu_IsoJpt1.0, whole genome shotgun sequence, a single genomic window includes:
- the flap gene encoding mucin-2 isoform X2, translated as MQFDPKPRCGGSVVSFAVMLLIIGADFAVGRPDVRESPFARELQPPLLQPDVTFSPSGQQGAGPKAIDSYGNPIDALRPIDTPDGRKVVSAQGVQFEIPTYASGITEIRRPADDLLPPHIDAIAVGLESPQSSAEQKPNPIPIRNSFSGTASSAPAPLPATSLTPPHHDPPSSDTTTSSTAGDVEVEQAQLVPLPQEEASPLPDYILELQRQDANIGGPVEWKPAADGAPLSVIAWDLLPPHQDQDSLHSQEEQLQEPTIITEAQQLPAKKVQGIVDPISHNIRLSLSSGNALSPVAPPVAPPQDQEHHDGPADHGTNAHVGSTTQSSNPGRFPNRQRGTAHYSTTRSSSTTLRPRSSSTTTQAPTTTTTTRRTTTTTTTTRRPTTTTTTKTTTPKPVTRSTTPLTIGTTEDPATFYHLENEEAYAYTLPTWLQEVTDPDLDVAVTFEVPADNDKYNHTLANDLEPPFEPFVDLGNIQLTPPPTSRPSTTTTRRTTTTTTTAAPTTTTTRTTTTTTPRTTTTTTRRTTKAPITTLKPTAPTTHSTQAHPEPPPVKLTTTTTHHADNPPEDSRSTTASPLDAGNPFDSATIPAWLRDFDYPDVGPGVPFDPDNYGPAAGGAAASSSTRIPTNPPRLPNVPTASSAFPSKVTLPLPGSSISGTSSSGEPPQVLVPPADHSESTDGSIAGSLAGSSNSNPGQLTHPTSFAARFEPPASSSSASAGEPFPPSKVEYTKSDEGKVISTPVTSNQRKTEPVSPAVNTGKYTGGFGAPAGLLRPQTTSPSGPNPSASASSDIYVAGNQHEFSSIIKANRARPTVNPGRYNGGFGAPTGVLSPKAQAEPRPFQPIHQQAEHREPQSATGSANQRTESRFGGPPGILVPFDNVQRTGGQ; from the exons ATGCAGTTCGATCCGAAGCCACGATGCGGTGGCAGCGTGGTTAGCTTCGCCGTAATGCTGCTGATCATCGGCGCGGATTTCGCCGTTGGAAGGCCTG ATGTGCGCGAGTCGCCCTTCGCCCGCGAGCTGCAGCCGCCGCTGCTGCAGCCGGACGTGACCTTCAGCCCCTCCGGCCAGCAGGGGGCTGGCCCTAAGGCCATCGACAGCTACGGCAACCCCATCGACGCACTGCGTCCCATTGACACGCCCGATGGGCGCAAGGTGGTCAGTGCCCAGGGCGTTCAGTTCGAGATACCCACCTACGCATCGGGGATCACGGAGATCCGGCGGCCGGCCGACGATCTCCTGCCGCCGCACATTG ATGCCATCGCTGTGGGCCTGGAATCACCACAGTCCAGTGCAGAACAGAAACCGAATCCGATACCAATTCGGAACTCATTCTCCGGCACAGCATCATCTGCACCAGCACCACTTCCAGCCACATCACTAACACCGCCCCACCATGATCCACCCTCATCCGACACGACGACCTCCAGCACCGCTGGGGATGTGGAGGTGGAGCAGGCGCAGCTGGTGCCTCTGCCGCAGGAGGAAGCCAGCCCTCTGCCGGATTACATCCTGGAGCTGCAGCGCCAGGATGCGAATATCGGCGGACCAGTGGAATGGAAGCCGGCTGCCGATGGAGCACCACTCAGTGTGATTGCCTGGGATCTGTTGCCACCGCACCAGGATCAGGACAGCCTTCACAGCCAGGAGGAGCAGCTACAGGAGCCCACCATCATCACAGAGGCACAACAGCTGCCGGCCAAGAAGGTCCAGGGCATTGTGGATCCCATCAGTCACAATATAAGGCTGAGCCTGAGCAGCGGTAATGCACTAAGTCCAGTGGCACCACCAGTGGCACCACCACAGGATCAGGAGCACCATGACGGACCAGCGGATCATGGCACCAATGCCCATGTGGGCAGCACCACGCAATCCAGCAACCCGGGTCGCTTCCCCAACCGCCAACGTGGCACGGCCCACTACAGCACCACCAGGAGCAGTAGCACCACCTTAAGACCCAGGAGCAGCAGTACCACCACCCAGGCaccaaccaccaccaccaccaccaggaGAACAACCACCACCACGACTACCACCAGGAGACCCACCACCACAACCACCACTAAGACAACCACTCCGAAGCCAGTGACCCGTTCCACCACTCCATTAACTATTGGCACCACCGAGGATCCCGCCACCTTCTACCACCTGGAGAACGAGGAGGCCTACGCCTACACCCTGCCCACCTGGCTGCAGGAGGTCACCGATCCGGATCTGGATGTGGCCGTGACCTTCGAAGTGCCCGCCGACAACGACAAGTACAACCACACGTTGGCCAACGATCTGGAGCCACCTTTTGAGCCCTTCGTGGATCTGGGCAACATTCAGCTGACGCCACCACCCACCAGCAGGCCCAGCACGACAACCACCAGAAGAACAACCACCACAACCACTACGGCGGCACCAACGACGACAACGACAAGAACCACCACAACAACCACGCCACGAACAACCACAACAACCACGCGGCGAACCACCAAAGCACCCATTACAACACTAAAACCAACAGcacccaccacccacagcACCCAAGCGCACCCAGAACCACCGCCAGTGAAACTGACCAcaaccaccacccaccacGCAGATAACCCGCCAGAGGATTCGAGGAGCACCACAGCGAGTCCCCTGGATGCGGGCAACCCATTCGATTCGGCCACGATCCCCGCCTGGCTGCGTGACTTCGACTATCCGGATGTGGGTCCCGGTGTGCCCTTCGACCCGGACAACTACGGACCAGCAGccggaggagcagcagctaGCAGCAGTACCCGTATCCCAACCAACCCGCCACGCCTCCCTAACGTCCCAACCGCCTCCTCCGCTTTTCCATCCAAAGTCACGCTTCCGCTTCCAGGCAGCAGCATCAGTGGCACCAGCAGCAGCGGGGAACCACCACAGGTCCTCGTTCCGCCCGCTGACCACTCGGAGTCCACTGACGGTTCCATCGCCGGCTCCCTCGCCGGCTCCTCCAACTCCAATCCCGGACAACTCACCCATCCCACATCCTTTGCAGCCCGCTTCGAGCCACCGGCCAGCAGTTCCAGCGCCTCCGCCGGAGAGCCCTTCCCGCCCAGCAAGGTGGAGTACACCAAGAGCGACGAGGGCAAGGTCATCAGCACGCCGGTCACCAGCAACCAGCGGAAAA CCGAGCCTGTGTCACCAGCTGTGAACACCGGAAAGTACACTGGTGGATTCGGAGCTCCAGCGGGGCTCCTGCGTCCACAGACGACCAGTCCCAGCGGCCCCAACCCGAGTGCAAGTGCCAGCTCCGACATCTATGTGGCCGGCAACCAGCACGAGTTCAGCAGCATTATAAAGGCGAACAGGGCGAGGCCCACCGTGAACCCAGGTCGCTACAACGGCGGATTCGGAGCACCCACCGGCGTCCTCTCGCCCAAGGCCCAGGCGGAGCCTCGCCCCTTCCAGCCCATCCACCAGCAGGCGGAGCACAGGGAACCCCAGTCCGCAACAGGAAGCGCGAACCAGCGGACAGAGAGCCGCTTTGGCGGACCACCCGGCATTCTTGTGCCCTTCGACAACGTGCAGCGGACTGGAGGGCAGTAG
- the LOC108008845 gene encoding uncharacterized protein, whose protein sequence is MCRVKSVSPEQCTCFYAIWCMVWGTLIGSGYTLILIAEQLKLTRTMQLHQRMLSIAFAILGLSYLLAGALIYIGMECNKWVAFKCGKLLSYAFAMASLPVLLFTIVHFSTMRCLCQYMRRRWKKG, encoded by the exons ATGTGTCGGGTCAAGAGTGTATCCCCTGAACAGTGTACTTGCTTCTATGCAATATGGTGTATGGTATGGGGAACATTAATCGGGAGTGGATATACGCTGATTCTTATTGCCGAACAATTGAAACTGACACGTACAATGCAATTGCATCAAAGAATGTTGTCTATAGCCTTTGCGATTTTGGGATTGTCTTATCTTTTAGCCGGTGCATTAATATACATCGGTATGGAATGC AACAAGTGGGTTGCTTTTAAATGTGGAAAGTTATTGAGCTATGCATTCGCAATGGCTTCCCTCCCGGTTCTATTGTTTACAA TTGTACATTTCTCCACCATGCGATGCTTGTGTCAATACATGAGGAGACGCTGGAAAAAAGGCTAA
- the flap gene encoding mucin-2 isoform X3: MQFDPKPRCGGSVVSFAVMLLIIGADFAVGRPDAIAVGLESPQSSAEQKPNPIPIRNSFSGTASSAPAPLPATSLTPPHHDPPSSDTTTSSTAGDVEVEQAQLVPLPQEEASPLPDYILELQRQDANIGGPVEWKPAADGAPLSVIAWDLLPPHQDQDSLHSQEEQLQEPTIITEAQQLPAKKVQGIVDPISHNIRLSLSSGNALSPVAPPVAPPQDQEHHDGPADHGTNAHVGSTTQSSNPGRFPNRQRGTAHYSTTRSSSTTLRPRSSSTTTQAPTTTTTTRRTTTTTTTTRRPTTTTTTKTTTPKPVTRSTTPLTIGTTEDPATFYHLENEEAYAYTLPTWLQEVTDPDLDVAVTFEVPADNDKYNHTLANDLEPPFEPFVDLGNIQLTPPPTSRPSTTTTRRTTTTTTTAAPTTTTTRTTTTTTPRTTTTTTRRTTKAPITTLKPTAPTTHSTQAHPEPPPVKLTTTTTHHADNPPEDSRSTTASPLDAGNPFDSATIPAWLRDFDYPDVGPGVPFDPDNYGPAAGGAAASSSTRIPTNPPRLPNVPTASSAFPSKVTLPLPGSSISGTSSSGEPPQVLVPPADHSESTDGSIAGSLAGSSNSNPGQLTHPTSFAARFEPPASSSSASAGEPFPPSKVEYTKSDEGKVISTPVTSNQRKTEPVSPAVNTGKYTGGFGAPAGLLRPQTTSPSGPNPSASASSDIYVAGNQHEFSSIIKANRARPTVNPGRYNGGFGAPTGVLSPKAQAEPRPFQPIHQQAEHREPQSATGSANQRTESRFGGPPGILVPFDNVQRTGGQ; this comes from the exons ATGCAGTTCGATCCGAAGCCACGATGCGGTGGCAGCGTGGTTAGCTTCGCCGTAATGCTGCTGATCATCGGCGCGGATTTCGCCGTTGGAAGGCCTG ATGCCATCGCTGTGGGCCTGGAATCACCACAGTCCAGTGCAGAACAGAAACCGAATCCGATACCAATTCGGAACTCATTCTCCGGCACAGCATCATCTGCACCAGCACCACTTCCAGCCACATCACTAACACCGCCCCACCATGATCCACCCTCATCCGACACGACGACCTCCAGCACCGCTGGGGATGTGGAGGTGGAGCAGGCGCAGCTGGTGCCTCTGCCGCAGGAGGAAGCCAGCCCTCTGCCGGATTACATCCTGGAGCTGCAGCGCCAGGATGCGAATATCGGCGGACCAGTGGAATGGAAGCCGGCTGCCGATGGAGCACCACTCAGTGTGATTGCCTGGGATCTGTTGCCACCGCACCAGGATCAGGACAGCCTTCACAGCCAGGAGGAGCAGCTACAGGAGCCCACCATCATCACAGAGGCACAACAGCTGCCGGCCAAGAAGGTCCAGGGCATTGTGGATCCCATCAGTCACAATATAAGGCTGAGCCTGAGCAGCGGTAATGCACTAAGTCCAGTGGCACCACCAGTGGCACCACCACAGGATCAGGAGCACCATGACGGACCAGCGGATCATGGCACCAATGCCCATGTGGGCAGCACCACGCAATCCAGCAACCCGGGTCGCTTCCCCAACCGCCAACGTGGCACGGCCCACTACAGCACCACCAGGAGCAGTAGCACCACCTTAAGACCCAGGAGCAGCAGTACCACCACCCAGGCaccaaccaccaccaccaccaccaggaGAACAACCACCACCACGACTACCACCAGGAGACCCACCACCACAACCACCACTAAGACAACCACTCCGAAGCCAGTGACCCGTTCCACCACTCCATTAACTATTGGCACCACCGAGGATCCCGCCACCTTCTACCACCTGGAGAACGAGGAGGCCTACGCCTACACCCTGCCCACCTGGCTGCAGGAGGTCACCGATCCGGATCTGGATGTGGCCGTGACCTTCGAAGTGCCCGCCGACAACGACAAGTACAACCACACGTTGGCCAACGATCTGGAGCCACCTTTTGAGCCCTTCGTGGATCTGGGCAACATTCAGCTGACGCCACCACCCACCAGCAGGCCCAGCACGACAACCACCAGAAGAACAACCACCACAACCACTACGGCGGCACCAACGACGACAACGACAAGAACCACCACAACAACCACGCCACGAACAACCACAACAACCACGCGGCGAACCACCAAAGCACCCATTACAACACTAAAACCAACAGcacccaccacccacagcACCCAAGCGCACCCAGAACCACCGCCAGTGAAACTGACCAcaaccaccacccaccacGCAGATAACCCGCCAGAGGATTCGAGGAGCACCACAGCGAGTCCCCTGGATGCGGGCAACCCATTCGATTCGGCCACGATCCCCGCCTGGCTGCGTGACTTCGACTATCCGGATGTGGGTCCCGGTGTGCCCTTCGACCCGGACAACTACGGACCAGCAGccggaggagcagcagctaGCAGCAGTACCCGTATCCCAACCAACCCGCCACGCCTCCCTAACGTCCCAACCGCCTCCTCCGCTTTTCCATCCAAAGTCACGCTTCCGCTTCCAGGCAGCAGCATCAGTGGCACCAGCAGCAGCGGGGAACCACCACAGGTCCTCGTTCCGCCCGCTGACCACTCGGAGTCCACTGACGGTTCCATCGCCGGCTCCCTCGCCGGCTCCTCCAACTCCAATCCCGGACAACTCACCCATCCCACATCCTTTGCAGCCCGCTTCGAGCCACCGGCCAGCAGTTCCAGCGCCTCCGCCGGAGAGCCCTTCCCGCCCAGCAAGGTGGAGTACACCAAGAGCGACGAGGGCAAGGTCATCAGCACGCCGGTCACCAGCAACCAGCGGAAAA CCGAGCCTGTGTCACCAGCTGTGAACACCGGAAAGTACACTGGTGGATTCGGAGCTCCAGCGGGGCTCCTGCGTCCACAGACGACCAGTCCCAGCGGCCCCAACCCGAGTGCAAGTGCCAGCTCCGACATCTATGTGGCCGGCAACCAGCACGAGTTCAGCAGCATTATAAAGGCGAACAGGGCGAGGCCCACCGTGAACCCAGGTCGCTACAACGGCGGATTCGGAGCACCCACCGGCGTCCTCTCGCCCAAGGCCCAGGCGGAGCCTCGCCCCTTCCAGCCCATCCACCAGCAGGCGGAGCACAGGGAACCCCAGTCCGCAACAGGAAGCGCGAACCAGCGGACAGAGAGCCGCTTTGGCGGACCACCCGGCATTCTTGTGCCCTTCGACAACGTGCAGCGGACTGGAGGGCAGTAG
- the flap gene encoding pumilio homolog 2 isoform X4, giving the protein MQFDPKPRCGGSVVSFAVMLLIIGADFAVGRPDVRESPFARELQPPLLQPDVTFSPSGQQGAGPKAIDSYGNPIDALRPIDTPDGRKVVSAQGVQFEIPTYASGITEIRRPADDLLPPHIDNPPEDSRSTTASPLDAGNPFDSATIPAWLRDFDYPDVGPGVPFDPDNYGPAAGGAAASSSTRIPTNPPRLPNVPTASSAFPSKVTLPLPGSSISGTSSSGEPPQVLVPPADHSESTDGSIAGSLAGSSNSNPGQLTHPTSFAARFEPPASSSSASAGEPFPPSKVEYTKSDEGKVISTPVTSNQRKTEPVSPAVNTGKYTGGFGAPAGLLRPQTTSPSGPNPSASASSDIYVAGNQHEFSSIIKANRARPTVNPGRYNGGFGAPTGVLSPKAQAEPRPFQPIHQQAEHREPQSATGSANQRTESRFGGPPGILVPFDNVQRTGGQ; this is encoded by the exons ATGCAGTTCGATCCGAAGCCACGATGCGGTGGCAGCGTGGTTAGCTTCGCCGTAATGCTGCTGATCATCGGCGCGGATTTCGCCGTTGGAAGGCCTG ATGTGCGCGAGTCGCCCTTCGCCCGCGAGCTGCAGCCGCCGCTGCTGCAGCCGGACGTGACCTTCAGCCCCTCCGGCCAGCAGGGGGCTGGCCCTAAGGCCATCGACAGCTACGGCAACCCCATCGACGCACTGCGTCCCATTGACACGCCCGATGGGCGCAAGGTGGTCAGTGCCCAGGGCGTTCAGTTCGAGATACCCACCTACGCATCGGGGATCACGGAGATCCGGCGGCCGGCCGACGATCTCCTGCCGCCGCACATTG ATAACCCGCCAGAGGATTCGAGGAGCACCACAGCGAGTCCCCTGGATGCGGGCAACCCATTCGATTCGGCCACGATCCCCGCCTGGCTGCGTGACTTCGACTATCCGGATGTGGGTCCCGGTGTGCCCTTCGACCCGGACAACTACGGACCAGCAGccggaggagcagcagctaGCAGCAGTACCCGTATCCCAACCAACCCGCCACGCCTCCCTAACGTCCCAACCGCCTCCTCCGCTTTTCCATCCAAAGTCACGCTTCCGCTTCCAGGCAGCAGCATCAGTGGCACCAGCAGCAGCGGGGAACCACCACAGGTCCTCGTTCCGCCCGCTGACCACTCGGAGTCCACTGACGGTTCCATCGCCGGCTCCCTCGCCGGCTCCTCCAACTCCAATCCCGGACAACTCACCCATCCCACATCCTTTGCAGCCCGCTTCGAGCCACCGGCCAGCAGTTCCAGCGCCTCCGCCGGAGAGCCCTTCCCGCCCAGCAAGGTGGAGTACACCAAGAGCGACGAGGGCAAGGTCATCAGCACGCCGGTCACCAGCAACCAGCGGAAAA CCGAGCCTGTGTCACCAGCTGTGAACACCGGAAAGTACACTGGTGGATTCGGAGCTCCAGCGGGGCTCCTGCGTCCACAGACGACCAGTCCCAGCGGCCCCAACCCGAGTGCAAGTGCCAGCTCCGACATCTATGTGGCCGGCAACCAGCACGAGTTCAGCAGCATTATAAAGGCGAACAGGGCGAGGCCCACCGTGAACCCAGGTCGCTACAACGGCGGATTCGGAGCACCCACCGGCGTCCTCTCGCCCAAGGCCCAGGCGGAGCCTCGCCCCTTCCAGCCCATCCACCAGCAGGCGGAGCACAGGGAACCCCAGTCCGCAACAGGAAGCGCGAACCAGCGGACAGAGAGCCGCTTTGGCGGACCACCCGGCATTCTTGTGCCCTTCGACAACGTGCAGCGGACTGGAGGGCAGTAG
- the flap gene encoding mucin-2 isoform X1, with translation MQFDPKPRCGGSVVSFAVMLLIIGADFAVGRPDVRESPFARELQPPLLQPDVTFSPSGQQGAGPKAIDSYGNPIDALRPIDTPDGRKVVSAQGVQFEIPTYASGITEIRRPADDLLPPHIGELTTKGTAAASGATSRTETDTRTKNDTKNTALTAPHTNSRYSSTTRATRTTRTPRTTSTTRTAPAAPPISTTNKLAKRDLLGGQFPIAPPTNRHAPPAYSLIKLNPFGDSDSPITQIGLPSSPSPCPTSASQYRSKTPANCSKYSTTNPNPLQPDAIAVGLESPQSSAEQKPNPIPIRNSFSGTASSAPAPLPATSLTPPHHDPPSSDTTTSSTAGDVEVEQAQLVPLPQEEASPLPDYILELQRQDANIGGPVEWKPAADGAPLSVIAWDLLPPHQDQDSLHSQEEQLQEPTIITEAQQLPAKKVQGIVDPISHNIRLSLSSGNALSPVAPPVAPPQDQEHHDGPADHGTNAHVGSTTQSSNPGRFPNRQRGTAHYSTTRSSSTTLRPRSSSTTTQAPTTTTTTRRTTTTTTTTRRPTTTTTTKTTTPKPVTRSTTPLTIGTTEDPATFYHLENEEAYAYTLPTWLQEVTDPDLDVAVTFEVPADNDKYNHTLANDLEPPFEPFVDLGNIQLTPPPTSRPSTTTTRRTTTTTTTAAPTTTTTRTTTTTTPRTTTTTTRRTTKAPITTLKPTAPTTHSTQAHPEPPPVKLTTTTTHHADNPPEDSRSTTASPLDAGNPFDSATIPAWLRDFDYPDVGPGVPFDPDNYGPAAGGAAASSSTRIPTNPPRLPNVPTASSAFPSKVTLPLPGSSISGTSSSGEPPQVLVPPADHSESTDGSIAGSLAGSSNSNPGQLTHPTSFAARFEPPASSSSASAGEPFPPSKVEYTKSDEGKVISTPVTSNQRKTEPVSPAVNTGKYTGGFGAPAGLLRPQTTSPSGPNPSASASSDIYVAGNQHEFSSIIKANRARPTVNPGRYNGGFGAPTGVLSPKAQAEPRPFQPIHQQAEHREPQSATGSANQRTESRFGGPPGILVPFDNVQRTGGQ, from the exons ATGCAGTTCGATCCGAAGCCACGATGCGGTGGCAGCGTGGTTAGCTTCGCCGTAATGCTGCTGATCATCGGCGCGGATTTCGCCGTTGGAAGGCCTG ATGTGCGCGAGTCGCCCTTCGCCCGCGAGCTGCAGCCGCCGCTGCTGCAGCCGGACGTGACCTTCAGCCCCTCCGGCCAGCAGGGGGCTGGCCCTAAGGCCATCGACAGCTACGGCAACCCCATCGACGCACTGCGTCCCATTGACACGCCCGATGGGCGCAAGGTGGTCAGTGCCCAGGGCGTTCAGTTCGAGATACCCACCTACGCATCGGGGATCACGGAGATCCGGCGGCCGGCCGACGATCTCCTGCCGCCGCACATTGGTGAGTTGACAACCAAGGGAACAGCGGCTGCCAGCGGTGCCACCAGCAGAACGGAAACGGATACCAGGACGAAGAACGACACAAAAAACACTGCCTTGACTGCACCACACACAAACAGTAGATATAGTAGCACCACTAGAGCCACTAGAACCACTAGAACACCTAGAACCACTAGCACCACCCGCACCGCACCAGCTGCACCACCCATTAGCACCACTAACAAGCTGGCCAAACGCGATCTGCTGGGCGGCCAGTTCCCCATCGCACCACCCACTAACCGCCACGCCCCGCCCGCCTACTCCCTGATCAAGCTGAATCCCTTCGGGGACTCAGACTCACCCATCACCCAGATTGGCCTTCCTTCTAGTCCCAGCCCTTGTCCGACTTCCGCGTCCCAATACCGATCCAAAACCCCCGCGAATTGCTCGAAATACTCAACAACGAATCCGAATCCTCTCCAACCAGATGCCATCGCTGTGGGCCTGGAATCACCACAGTCCAGTGCAGAACAGAAACCGAATCCGATACCAATTCGGAACTCATTCTCCGGCACAGCATCATCTGCACCAGCACCACTTCCAGCCACATCACTAACACCGCCCCACCATGATCCACCCTCATCCGACACGACGACCTCCAGCACCGCTGGGGATGTGGAGGTGGAGCAGGCGCAGCTGGTGCCTCTGCCGCAGGAGGAAGCCAGCCCTCTGCCGGATTACATCCTGGAGCTGCAGCGCCAGGATGCGAATATCGGCGGACCAGTGGAATGGAAGCCGGCTGCCGATGGAGCACCACTCAGTGTGATTGCCTGGGATCTGTTGCCACCGCACCAGGATCAGGACAGCCTTCACAGCCAGGAGGAGCAGCTACAGGAGCCCACCATCATCACAGAGGCACAACAGCTGCCGGCCAAGAAGGTCCAGGGCATTGTGGATCCCATCAGTCACAATATAAGGCTGAGCCTGAGCAGCGGTAATGCACTAAGTCCAGTGGCACCACCAGTGGCACCACCACAGGATCAGGAGCACCATGACGGACCAGCGGATCATGGCACCAATGCCCATGTGGGCAGCACCACGCAATCCAGCAACCCGGGTCGCTTCCCCAACCGCCAACGTGGCACGGCCCACTACAGCACCACCAGGAGCAGTAGCACCACCTTAAGACCCAGGAGCAGCAGTACCACCACCCAGGCaccaaccaccaccaccaccaccaggaGAACAACCACCACCACGACTACCACCAGGAGACCCACCACCACAACCACCACTAAGACAACCACTCCGAAGCCAGTGACCCGTTCCACCACTCCATTAACTATTGGCACCACCGAGGATCCCGCCACCTTCTACCACCTGGAGAACGAGGAGGCCTACGCCTACACCCTGCCCACCTGGCTGCAGGAGGTCACCGATCCGGATCTGGATGTGGCCGTGACCTTCGAAGTGCCCGCCGACAACGACAAGTACAACCACACGTTGGCCAACGATCTGGAGCCACCTTTTGAGCCCTTCGTGGATCTGGGCAACATTCAGCTGACGCCACCACCCACCAGCAGGCCCAGCACGACAACCACCAGAAGAACAACCACCACAACCACTACGGCGGCACCAACGACGACAACGACAAGAACCACCACAACAACCACGCCACGAACAACCACAACAACCACGCGGCGAACCACCAAAGCACCCATTACAACACTAAAACCAACAGcacccaccacccacagcACCCAAGCGCACCCAGAACCACCGCCAGTGAAACTGACCAcaaccaccacccaccacGCAGATAACCCGCCAGAGGATTCGAGGAGCACCACAGCGAGTCCCCTGGATGCGGGCAACCCATTCGATTCGGCCACGATCCCCGCCTGGCTGCGTGACTTCGACTATCCGGATGTGGGTCCCGGTGTGCCCTTCGACCCGGACAACTACGGACCAGCAGccggaggagcagcagctaGCAGCAGTACCCGTATCCCAACCAACCCGCCACGCCTCCCTAACGTCCCAACCGCCTCCTCCGCTTTTCCATCCAAAGTCACGCTTCCGCTTCCAGGCAGCAGCATCAGTGGCACCAGCAGCAGCGGGGAACCACCACAGGTCCTCGTTCCGCCCGCTGACCACTCGGAGTCCACTGACGGTTCCATCGCCGGCTCCCTCGCCGGCTCCTCCAACTCCAATCCCGGACAACTCACCCATCCCACATCCTTTGCAGCCCGCTTCGAGCCACCGGCCAGCAGTTCCAGCGCCTCCGCCGGAGAGCCCTTCCCGCCCAGCAAGGTGGAGTACACCAAGAGCGACGAGGGCAAGGTCATCAGCACGCCGGTCACCAGCAACCAGCGGAAAA CCGAGCCTGTGTCACCAGCTGTGAACACCGGAAAGTACACTGGTGGATTCGGAGCTCCAGCGGGGCTCCTGCGTCCACAGACGACCAGTCCCAGCGGCCCCAACCCGAGTGCAAGTGCCAGCTCCGACATCTATGTGGCCGGCAACCAGCACGAGTTCAGCAGCATTATAAAGGCGAACAGGGCGAGGCCCACCGTGAACCCAGGTCGCTACAACGGCGGATTCGGAGCACCCACCGGCGTCCTCTCGCCCAAGGCCCAGGCGGAGCCTCGCCCCTTCCAGCCCATCCACCAGCAGGCGGAGCACAGGGAACCCCAGTCCGCAACAGGAAGCGCGAACCAGCGGACAGAGAGCCGCTTTGGCGGACCACCCGGCATTCTTGTGCCCTTCGACAACGTGCAGCGGACTGGAGGGCAGTAG
- the flap gene encoding uncharacterized protein flap isoform X5, with translation MQFDPKPRCGGSVVSFAVMLLIIGADFAVGRPDVRESPFARELQPPLLQPDVTFSPSGQQGAGPKAIDSYGNPIDALRPIDTPDGRKVVSAQGVQFEIPTYASGITEIRRPADDLLPPHIARFEPPASSSSASAGEPFPPSKVEYTKSDEGKVISTPVTSNQRKTEPVSPAVNTGKYTGGFGAPAGLLRPQTTSPSGPNPSASASSDIYVAGNQHEFSSIIKANRARPTVNPGRYNGGFGAPTGVLSPKAQAEPRPFQPIHQQAEHREPQSATGSANQRTESRFGGPPGILVPFDNVQRTGGQ, from the exons ATGCAGTTCGATCCGAAGCCACGATGCGGTGGCAGCGTGGTTAGCTTCGCCGTAATGCTGCTGATCATCGGCGCGGATTTCGCCGTTGGAAGGCCTG ATGTGCGCGAGTCGCCCTTCGCCCGCGAGCTGCAGCCGCCGCTGCTGCAGCCGGACGTGACCTTCAGCCCCTCCGGCCAGCAGGGGGCTGGCCCTAAGGCCATCGACAGCTACGGCAACCCCATCGACGCACTGCGTCCCATTGACACGCCCGATGGGCGCAAGGTGGTCAGTGCCCAGGGCGTTCAGTTCGAGATACCCACCTACGCATCGGGGATCACGGAGATCCGGCGGCCGGCCGACGATCTCCTGCCGCCGCACATTG CCCGCTTCGAGCCACCGGCCAGCAGTTCCAGCGCCTCCGCCGGAGAGCCCTTCCCGCCCAGCAAGGTGGAGTACACCAAGAGCGACGAGGGCAAGGTCATCAGCACGCCGGTCACCAGCAACCAGCGGAAAA CCGAGCCTGTGTCACCAGCTGTGAACACCGGAAAGTACACTGGTGGATTCGGAGCTCCAGCGGGGCTCCTGCGTCCACAGACGACCAGTCCCAGCGGCCCCAACCCGAGTGCAAGTGCCAGCTCCGACATCTATGTGGCCGGCAACCAGCACGAGTTCAGCAGCATTATAAAGGCGAACAGGGCGAGGCCCACCGTGAACCCAGGTCGCTACAACGGCGGATTCGGAGCACCCACCGGCGTCCTCTCGCCCAAGGCCCAGGCGGAGCCTCGCCCCTTCCAGCCCATCCACCAGCAGGCGGAGCACAGGGAACCCCAGTCCGCAACAGGAAGCGCGAACCAGCGGACAGAGAGCCGCTTTGGCGGACCACCCGGCATTCTTGTGCCCTTCGACAACGTGCAGCGGACTGGAGGGCAGTAG